Proteins encoded in a region of the Elaeis guineensis isolate ETL-2024a chromosome 7, EG11, whole genome shotgun sequence genome:
- the LOC105035044 gene encoding histone deacetylase HDT2: MEFWGVEVKPGEIVKCDPGEDKYLHLSQASLGEVKKDKGNENVPIFVKFNDQKLVLGTLSAEKCAQISYDLVFEKEFELSHSSKNVSVYFCGYKTVVADDDEADDFPDGDFDSDEDIQVAQKVNGKTEVKDEQAKPSTGKVSVKADASAAKPKVKIEKARKADKQNAVEDDEDDGDDESEEDEDESEEVSDDDDEDMAGAEDDSDDEDEDANSDEEDEATPKKTESGKKRPAGSASKTPAPEKKAKLVSPVGSQKTGGDGKKGGHAATPHPAKYAGRTPAGSDKSKQQTPKSAGSVRCKSCSKTFNSENALQAHTKAKHGAAK; the protein is encoded by the exons GTGTGGAAGTTAAGCCTGGTGAGATTGTTAAGTGTGATCCTGGAGAGGATAAATATTTGCATCTTTCTCAG GCATCACTTGGGGAAGTAAAGAAGGACAAGGGAAATGAGAATGTACCTATCTTTGTGAAATtcaatgatcaaaaattagtcCTTGGAACTCTTTCTGCAGAGAAATGTGCTCAAATTTCATATGATTTAGTATTTGAGAAGGAATTTGAATTATCTCACAGCTCCAAGAATGTGAGTGTCTATTTCTGTGGCTATAAGACTGTTGTTGCAGATGATGATGAA GCTGATGACTTTCCAG ATGGTGACTTTGATTCTGATGAGGATATTCAAGTAGCACAGAAGGTTAATG GCAAAACTGAGGTTAAAGATGAGCAGGCAAAGCCTTCAACTGGAAAGGTCAGTGTTAAGGCAGATGCTTCAGCTGCCAAGCCCAAGGTTAAGATAGAAAAAGCAAGAAAGGCTGATAAACAGAATGCAGTTGAGGATGATGAAGATGACGGCGACGATGAGTctgaagaagatgaggatgagTCTGAGGAAgtatctgatgatgatgatgag GACATGGCTGGAGCAGAGGATGACagtgatgatgaagatgaggacGCAAACTCTGATGAGGAAGATGAAGCTACTCCCAAGAAG ACTGAAAGTGGCAAGAAGAGACCGGCAGGTTCTGCTTCAAAGACGCCTGCTCCAGAGAAGAAGGCAAAGTTAGTATCCCCAGTTGGAAGCCAGAAAACAG GTGGTGATGGCAAGAAAGGTGGCCATGCTGCGACCCCCCACCCTGCCAAATATGCTGGGAGGACACCTGCAGGCAGTGACAAGTCTAAGCAGCAAACCCCCAAATCTGCCGGCTCAGTCAGGTGCAAGTCATGCAGCAA AACTTTTAACAGTGAGAATGCTCTTCAAGCTCATACAAAAGCCAAGCATGGCGCTGCCAAGTGA